The following are encoded in a window of Gemmatimonadota bacterium genomic DNA:
- a CDS encoding GDSL-type esterase/lipase family protein, translating into MNDIRIYFIGDSYVNGTGDPAYLGWPGRACAASRSDENAITCYNLGIRGDTSTDVLRRWEREVEARRLIPHDGRVVFGFGANDCWIVDGNTRVDRADTIRNTEEILSRARSLFPTLMIGPPPGTDADEHGRRVEVSSLVGEIAGRVGVPYLEVIHELHVGGVWQSEAVLGDRVHPADGGYSALAELVLAWSAWWFSSP; encoded by the coding sequence TTGAACGACATCCGCATCTACTTTATCGGTGATTCCTACGTGAACGGTACCGGCGACCCGGCTTATCTCGGCTGGCCGGGACGGGCGTGTGCCGCGTCGCGGTCCGATGAGAATGCCATCACCTGCTATAACCTGGGCATCCGCGGAGATACGAGCACCGACGTGCTCCGGCGCTGGGAACGGGAAGTGGAGGCCCGGCGTTTGATACCTCACGACGGCCGGGTGGTGTTCGGATTCGGCGCGAACGACTGCTGGATCGTGGACGGGAATACGCGCGTGGACCGCGCCGACACCATTCGCAACACCGAAGAGATCCTGTCACGCGCACGCTCCCTGTTTCCCACGTTGATGATCGGACCGCCACCCGGGACCGATGCAGACGAACACGGAAGAAGGGTGGAAGTTTCCTCACTCGTCGGAGAGATCGCCGGAAGGGTCGGCGTGCCTTATCTCGAAGTGATCCACGAACTGCATGTCGGCGGTGTCTGGCAGAGCGAAGCGGTCCTTGGCGACCGCGTTCATCCGGCCGATGGCGGTTACTCTGCGCTAGCGGAGCTGGTTCTTGCCTGGTCCGCGTGGTGGTTCAGTTCCCCTTAG
- a CDS encoding NAD(P)-dependent alcohol dehydrogenase: MRAYVIDHDQLRLVDLAEPGEPGPGEALVRVRSVSLNYRDLMVARGRYGKPFEGRFVAGSDMAGDVLETGTGVSGILPGDRVVNAPFMRWPAGRLTPDRMKTLVGAGGVDGVLCEQVLYPADALVSMPSHFSYHEGATLPIAGLTAWASVVSQGRLQAGEWVLLHGTGGVSVFAAQLAKLTGAQALLTTSSEEKARRMKDEFGVLETFDYRDDDWPEQVRSYTGGSGVDLVVDVAGGQTFAKSLKACALHARISLVGILDGFESRLNPFDIIGRQIQIRGIYTSTTEDLHDLARACEASGLRPCIDRVFPFDKVPSAYDYLESQRHIGKIVCALP; the protein is encoded by the coding sequence ATGCGCGCATACGTGATTGACCACGACCAGCTTCGCCTGGTCGATCTGGCGGAACCGGGAGAGCCCGGTCCCGGCGAGGCGCTGGTCAGGGTCCGGTCCGTATCGCTCAATTACCGGGACCTCATGGTCGCCAGGGGCCGATACGGAAAACCCTTCGAGGGCAGGTTCGTCGCCGGGTCCGACATGGCGGGCGACGTGTTGGAAACGGGAACCGGAGTGTCGGGCATCCTGCCGGGCGACCGGGTCGTGAACGCGCCGTTCATGCGCTGGCCCGCCGGAAGACTCACGCCCGACCGGATGAAGACCCTGGTGGGTGCGGGCGGCGTAGACGGCGTACTGTGCGAGCAAGTGCTGTATCCCGCGGACGCCCTGGTTTCCATGCCGTCCCACTTCTCCTACCACGAAGGCGCTACGTTGCCCATCGCCGGACTGACCGCCTGGGCTTCGGTCGTATCTCAGGGTCGACTGCAGGCAGGGGAGTGGGTCCTCCTGCACGGCACGGGCGGAGTGTCCGTGTTCGCTGCACAACTCGCGAAACTCACTGGGGCGCAAGCGTTATTAACCACGTCATCCGAAGAAAAAGCCCGACGGATGAAGGATGAATTCGGGGTGTTGGAGACCTTCGATTACAGAGACGATGATTGGCCGGAGCAGGTACGTTCCTATACCGGCGGTTCCGGTGTCGACCTGGTCGTAGACGTGGCGGGCGGCCAGACTTTCGCGAAGTCCCTGAAAGCCTGCGCGCTGCACGCCCGGATTTCCCTCGTGGGCATCCTGGACGGTTTCGAGTCCCGCCTCAATCCCTTCGACATCATCGGCAGGCAAATCCAGATACGAGGGATCTACACCTCAACCACCGAAGACCTGCACGATCTGGCCAGGGCCTGCGAAGCGTCGGGACTCAGGCCCTGCATCGACCGGGTATTTCCCTTCGATAAAGTGCCCTCGGCCTACGATTACCTCGAATCACAACGACATATCGGCAAGATTGTGTGTGCGTTGCCGTGA
- the selD gene encoding selenide, water dikinase SelD: protein MNQTIPFKKDLVLVGGGHSHVQVIRMLAMKKALGGIRVTLISDESTACYSGMLPGCLAGLYRPDEMEMELRPLCNWAGVRFVRARMAGLDPALQQVHFDDGRPPLAYDVLSINIGSIPRGMDTPGVREHAVPTRPLGLLLKRVHQFEENHRSDGRPLRIVIAGGGAAGVELAFAMHSRWQERFAPVQITLVDSQATLLTGHRPRVAAIIGRYLEEKGIECLTGLRVAGVDETAVHFEDHPSLPCDFLLWATGGAPPGLLKDTNLETCGAGFIRVRPTLQAMGFDNVFAAGDCIEFPSRSLPKSGVYAVREGPVLARNIHAWLEHRSLVPYRPQASSLALLMTGTRNAVASRRHASFHGPWVWRLKDWIDRRWMRKFDPALLPPMDPADSGSRARDAPSDREAHLTGEEAGEGPEVSAMRCAGCGAKVGSTVLTGVLDELEVFDREDVRIGLHDADDAAQLVIPPGRSLVQTVDGFRAFTGDLHLFGRIALVHAASDLYAMGAEPHSALVTVTLPYAEKPLVANDLRQLMGGIAEEARRLGVTLLGGHTSEGTETAVSVTMNGLTGSDAVFRKGGLRPGDGLILTKPVGTGVILAADMHLKAKGSWVDEVFEGMLRSNAKAASILAQAGIPSVTDVTGFGLAGHLVEMLEASGTGAEIEIDGIPLYDGAADCVVAGVESTLAPSNREHLRKRWQVESGPGAEDALLFDPQTSGGLLAGVPAARIDEVLVKLRDAGYAQAACIGRVTDRKRHLKIR, encoded by the coding sequence ATGAACCAGACTATCCCATTCAAAAAAGACCTCGTGCTCGTCGGCGGTGGCCATTCCCACGTGCAGGTGATCCGCATGCTGGCCATGAAGAAGGCCCTGGGGGGCATCCGCGTCACGCTTATCTCGGATGAATCCACCGCCTGCTATTCCGGTATGCTGCCCGGTTGCCTTGCCGGCCTGTACCGGCCCGACGAGATGGAAATGGAACTGAGGCCGCTGTGCAACTGGGCGGGTGTCCGGTTCGTCCGGGCCCGGATGGCCGGCCTCGACCCGGCTCTCCAGCAGGTTCATTTCGACGACGGCCGTCCTCCCCTTGCCTACGATGTCCTTTCGATCAACATCGGTTCGATCCCCAGGGGCATGGACACACCGGGGGTGCGGGAACATGCCGTGCCCACGAGGCCGCTCGGCCTGCTGCTGAAGCGGGTTCACCAGTTCGAGGAAAACCACCGGAGCGACGGCCGGCCGTTGCGGATCGTCATCGCGGGAGGCGGTGCGGCGGGCGTGGAACTGGCCTTCGCCATGCACTCGAGATGGCAAGAACGATTCGCGCCCGTCCAGATCACCCTCGTGGATTCGCAGGCGACTTTGCTGACCGGGCACCGTCCCCGGGTCGCCGCGATCATTGGGCGGTACCTCGAAGAAAAGGGGATCGAATGCCTTACCGGCCTGCGCGTCGCGGGTGTGGACGAAACAGCGGTCCATTTCGAGGATCATCCGTCCCTGCCCTGCGACTTCCTGCTCTGGGCAACAGGCGGAGCGCCTCCCGGTCTGTTGAAGGATACAAACCTGGAGACCTGCGGTGCCGGGTTCATCCGCGTCCGGCCCACCCTGCAGGCCATGGGTTTCGACAACGTGTTCGCGGCGGGTGATTGTATCGAATTTCCTTCCCGTTCCCTGCCCAAATCGGGTGTATACGCGGTACGGGAGGGACCGGTCCTGGCCCGAAACATTCATGCCTGGCTCGAGCACCGATCCCTGGTTCCATACAGACCCCAGGCTTCCTCGCTCGCGCTGCTCATGACCGGGACGCGGAACGCCGTCGCGAGCCGGCGCCACGCCTCCTTCCACGGCCCGTGGGTGTGGCGGCTGAAGGACTGGATCGACCGGCGCTGGATGCGAAAGTTCGACCCCGCCCTGCTGCCGCCCATGGACCCGGCCGACTCGGGGTCACGCGCCAGGGATGCCCCGTCCGACCGCGAGGCGCATCTCACCGGTGAAGAAGCCGGCGAAGGCCCGGAAGTGTCGGCCATGCGCTGCGCCGGGTGCGGCGCCAAGGTCGGTTCGACCGTTTTGACCGGCGTGCTTGACGAACTGGAAGTATTCGACCGGGAGGACGTGCGGATCGGCCTGCACGACGCCGACGACGCAGCGCAGCTTGTGATCCCTCCCGGCCGGTCGCTGGTACAGACCGTGGACGGCTTCCGCGCCTTTACCGGCGACCTGCACCTCTTCGGTCGCATCGCCCTTGTCCACGCCGCGTCCGATCTATACGCCATGGGAGCCGAACCCCACTCCGCACTGGTTACAGTCACGCTGCCCTACGCGGAAAAACCGCTCGTGGCGAACGACCTGAGACAGCTCATGGGCGGCATCGCGGAAGAAGCCCGGCGCCTCGGGGTCACGCTCCTCGGCGGGCATACGAGCGAGGGAACGGAGACGGCCGTCAGCGTAACCATGAACGGTTTGACCGGCAGCGACGCCGTATTCAGGAAGGGCGGGCTGCGTCCCGGTGATGGGCTCATCCTCACCAAGCCCGTCGGCACGGGCGTCATCCTGGCGGCCGACATGCACCTCAAGGCCAAGGGAAGCTGGGTCGACGAAGTCTTCGAAGGCATGCTGCGGTCCAATGCGAAGGCGGCGAGTATACTTGCGCAAGCCGGCATTCCTTCCGTCACCGACGTGACCGGCTTCGGTCTGGCGGGACACCTCGTAGAAATGCTTGAGGCCAGCGGCACGGGTGCGGAGATTGAAATCGACGGTATACCGCTTTACGACGGTGCGGCGGATTGCGTGGTTGCCGGCGTGGAAAGTACACTGGCGCCGTCCAACCGGGAACATTTGCGGAAGAGATGGCAGGTGGAGTCGGGACCTGGCGCGGAGGACGCCCTCCTCTTCGACCCTCAGACCTCGGGTGGACTGCTGGCCGGCGTGCCTGCCGCCCGTATCGACGAGGTACTCGTAAAACTGCGGGACGCCGGTTACGCCCAGGCGGCCTGCATTGGTCGGGTGACCGACCGAAAACGGCACCTGAAGATCCGCTAG
- a CDS encoding RraA family protein — protein sequence MAARSPQETLEALKRFDTPTITNVVATYPTHPLCLGLYNPWEVNWYTDQSIKCMYPELGRTVGYAVTCVFGLPEPGFKNLSFIDVIDALDASPGPTILVIRQNFPAEIAGKVGLAGGNMTAAVKAVGCVGVVSNGPSRDIHEIRPMEVQYLLSGVTPGHGDQAVHAVNVPVSVGGMDVAPGEIIHMDENGACKFPANRMDAVLENATALAEEEEKRIDAFERARSADDIKAILGGHSYGKKEDE from the coding sequence ATGGCCGCGCGGTCCCCGCAGGAGACGCTGGAGGCGCTGAAACGGTTCGACACTCCCACGATCACCAACGTGGTGGCCACCTATCCCACCCATCCCCTCTGCCTCGGCCTCTACAACCCGTGGGAGGTAAACTGGTACACGGACCAGTCCATTAAGTGCATGTATCCCGAACTCGGTCGGACCGTGGGTTACGCCGTCACCTGCGTCTTCGGCCTGCCCGAGCCGGGTTTCAAGAACCTCTCCTTCATCGATGTCATCGATGCCCTTGACGCATCTCCCGGACCGACGATTCTGGTTATCCGGCAGAATTTCCCCGCGGAGATCGCCGGAAAAGTGGGATTGGCGGGCGGGAACATGACGGCGGCCGTCAAGGCCGTGGGTTGCGTCGGCGTGGTCTCCAACGGACCGTCACGTGACATACACGAGATCCGGCCGATGGAGGTCCAGTACCTCCTCAGCGGCGTCACACCGGGTCACGGGGACCAGGCCGTGCACGCGGTGAACGTGCCCGTATCCGTGGGCGGCATGGACGTGGCGCCGGGCGAGATCATCCACATGGACGAGAACGGCGCGTGCAAGTTTCCCGCTAACAGGATGGACGCGGTGCTCGAGAATGCCACGGCGCTCGCGGAAGAGGAAGAAAAACGCATCGATGCCTTCGAACGCGCCCGGTCCGCAGATGACATCAAGGCGATCCTTGGCGGACACAGCTACGGCAAGAAAGAAGACGAATAG
- a CDS encoding sulfatase-like hydrolase/transferase, translating to MKCVFIVLDTVRRDYLSTYGNDWVHTPALDRLAERGVVFDNHWVGSLPCMPARREFMTGRYNFIYRGWGPIEPYDDTLPGELRKNDVFTHLLTDHYHYFELGGENYHTAFNTWDFYRGQENDWWASHVDRMALPDHLGQLSLQNFGNRKLQQREEDFSGPKTAQAAIEWLKTNRASDDWFLQVEIFDPHEPFYCTEKYRALYGDDYDGPFYDWPSYDEVHESPEAVEHIRKCYAGLLTMTDHWVGRIFDTLDDLGLWDDTLVVFTTDHGTMLAEHDFWMKNIMPLYNEIVRIPLIASLPGNERAGTRTGALTQTIDLMPTFLDYFDTSLPPYVQGRSLRKALDGDGLRADGIFGYFGMAMNLTDGRYVYMRNPVNEDAGPLYAYTAMPTGGLNRWYPREVYDRVETGRYFGHTYNLPLYKIPTEGKVPRHHPDEASHAGRNQLFDVAADPAQQHPIEDPTLEARFTERIARHLEACEAMPEQFTRLGIDPPGV from the coding sequence ATGAAATGCGTATTTATCGTCCTTGATACCGTCCGCCGGGATTACCTTTCGACTTACGGCAACGACTGGGTGCATACGCCCGCCCTGGACCGCCTGGCCGAACGAGGCGTCGTTTTCGACAATCACTGGGTGGGTTCGCTGCCCTGCATGCCCGCGCGGCGGGAGTTCATGACCGGGCGGTACAACTTCATCTACCGGGGATGGGGACCCATCGAACCTTACGACGATACGCTGCCGGGCGAGTTGCGGAAGAACGACGTCTTCACCCACCTTCTGACCGATCATTACCACTACTTCGAACTCGGCGGCGAGAACTACCACACGGCGTTCAACACCTGGGATTTCTATCGCGGCCAGGAAAACGACTGGTGGGCGTCCCACGTAGACCGCATGGCCCTGCCCGACCACCTGGGGCAACTCAGCCTGCAGAATTTCGGCAACCGCAAGCTGCAGCAGCGCGAGGAGGACTTCTCCGGTCCGAAGACCGCACAGGCGGCCATAGAGTGGCTGAAGACGAACCGGGCGTCCGACGACTGGTTCCTGCAGGTCGAGATCTTCGATCCCCACGAGCCCTTCTATTGCACCGAGAAGTACCGGGCCTTGTACGGCGACGATTACGACGGACCGTTCTACGACTGGCCCAGTTACGACGAGGTCCATGAATCCCCTGAGGCGGTCGAACACATCCGGAAGTGCTACGCCGGACTGCTCACGATGACGGACCACTGGGTGGGCAGGATATTCGACACGCTCGACGACCTGGGACTATGGGACGATACGCTGGTCGTGTTCACCACGGATCACGGGACCATGCTGGCGGAGCATGATTTCTGGATGAAGAACATCATGCCCCTGTACAACGAGATCGTTAGGATACCGTTGATCGCAAGCCTGCCCGGCAACGAGCGGGCCGGCACGCGCACCGGAGCGCTCACGCAGACCATCGACCTGATGCCGACCTTTCTCGACTACTTCGATACTTCACTGCCGCCTTACGTCCAGGGACGGTCCCTGCGCAAGGCGCTGGACGGCGACGGTCTACGGGCGGACGGCATCTTCGGTTACTTCGGGATGGCCATGAACTTAACGGACGGGAGGTACGTCTACATGCGCAACCCGGTCAACGAGGACGCGGGCCCGCTGTACGCGTACACGGCCATGCCCACGGGCGGTTTGAACCGCTGGTATCCCAGGGAGGTGTACGACCGGGTCGAGACGGGCCGGTACTTCGGCCACACCTATAACCTCCCATTGTACAAGATCCCCACCGAAGGCAAGGTGCCACGACATCACCCCGACGAGGCGTCCCACGCGGGGAGGAACCAGCTGTTCGACGTCGCGGCGGACCCGGCGCAGCAGCACCCCATCGAAGATCCGACGCTGGAAGCCCGGTTCACAGAACGGATCGCCCGGCATCTGGAAGCCTGCGAGGCCATGCCGGAACAGTTCACCCGCCTGGGCATCGACCCGCCCGGAGTGTAG
- a CDS encoding peptide ABC transporter substrate-binding protein yields the protein MNQTRLLRRFPATLLLAFALMFVNCGGQPAPEDPDESAPELFFGQTAEMKEAAHAALMERLPDDAAPLEYQVFRYMAAEPKSMDQGVSIYVAGGSEFHFERLVMFGLNGELIPGAAQSWEPSEDGKTWTFHLRRDGRWSDGRPVTAQDFEFTFKRFLHPNAGNVYAFLYYDIKGAKAYNQRETDDVDTVGVTALDDYTLVIETEQSCAFLPHITAYLTSAPVPPWQVEKYGDQWALAGTCLTNGPFQLETWKTGQYMTFGLNPHYTGSNPGHLRQIVRIFNAMVGSVSAANDMGLLPYENDEIDVIDISPMVYGGLRDDPEWNERAWSYDQFTTVYLFFRTRQPPFDNLKVRQAFAHAIDQVSLNETILQDMMIPAYTMLPLHFPGYVGDKYRDHQRFDADLARQLLAEAGYPDGRGFPRMDIWLADATPASAISQVAQAIQEMLKENLNIQIDIRNTEGAAYRSAMYNWEFPMSIIGFNYDFPDPHSMLGIIWRSQPRGYTRHDWLNPEFDRLIDAAAGELNHEARMTMYDEAEGILASEAAAVFLWHVKAYQLRKPWLKGFREDRWGNFPNYRNANTYFDLYIGEEAVGSDRRIDY from the coding sequence ATGAACCAAACTCGACTCCTGCGACGATTCCCGGCGACGCTCCTGCTCGCCTTCGCGCTGATGTTCGTGAACTGCGGCGGTCAACCGGCGCCGGAAGATCCCGATGAAAGCGCTCCCGAGCTGTTCTTTGGCCAGACCGCTGAAATGAAGGAGGCAGCCCACGCCGCGCTGATGGAGCGCCTGCCCGACGACGCCGCGCCCCTTGAATACCAGGTGTTCCGGTACATGGCCGCGGAACCCAAGAGCATGGACCAGGGCGTTTCGATCTACGTGGCGGGCGGGAGCGAATTCCACTTCGAGCGGCTCGTCATGTTCGGACTGAACGGGGAACTCATCCCCGGCGCGGCGCAGTCGTGGGAACCCTCCGAGGACGGCAAGACCTGGACCTTTCACCTGCGCCGGGACGGCCGATGGAGTGACGGCCGGCCCGTCACGGCCCAAGATTTCGAATTCACCTTCAAGCGTTTTCTCCATCCCAACGCGGGCAACGTCTACGCTTTTCTCTATTACGACATCAAAGGCGCAAAGGCCTACAACCAGCGGGAAACGGACGACGTAGACACCGTGGGCGTTACGGCCCTGGACGACTACACCCTGGTCATCGAGACGGAGCAGTCCTGCGCATTCCTGCCCCATATCACCGCTTACCTCACCTCCGCACCCGTCCCGCCCTGGCAGGTGGAGAAGTACGGGGACCAGTGGGCCCTCGCCGGCACCTGCCTGACCAACGGACCCTTCCAGCTCGAGACGTGGAAGACGGGCCAGTACATGACTTTCGGCCTGAACCCTCATTACACCGGGTCCAATCCCGGGCATCTCCGACAGATCGTGCGCATATTCAACGCCATGGTCGGCTCGGTGAGCGCGGCGAACGACATGGGACTGCTGCCTTACGAGAACGACGAAATCGACGTAATCGACATAAGCCCCATGGTCTACGGCGGCCTGCGCGACGACCCGGAGTGGAACGAACGGGCGTGGTCCTACGACCAGTTTACGACGGTTTATCTGTTCTTCCGGACGCGCCAGCCCCCCTTCGACAACCTCAAGGTCCGCCAGGCCTTCGCCCACGCCATCGACCAGGTGTCGCTGAACGAAACGATTCTGCAGGATATGATGATCCCGGCCTATACCATGCTGCCGCTCCATTTCCCCGGTTATGTGGGAGACAAGTACCGGGACCACCAGCGGTTCGACGCGGATCTCGCCCGGCAGCTGCTTGCCGAAGCCGGCTATCCGGACGGCAGGGGGTTCCCGCGGATGGATATCTGGCTCGCCGACGCCACGCCCGCTTCCGCCATCAGCCAGGTAGCCCAGGCGATCCAGGAGATGCTCAAGGAGAATCTGAACATCCAGATCGATATCCGGAATACAGAAGGCGCGGCGTACAGGTCGGCCATGTACAACTGGGAGTTTCCCATGAGCATCATCGGGTTCAACTACGACTTTCCAGATCCCCACAGCATGCTGGGCATCATCTGGCGGTCCCAGCCCAGAGGCTACACGCGCCACGACTGGCTGAATCCGGAATTCGACCGGCTGATCGACGCGGCCGCCGGAGAACTGAACCACGAGGCGCGCATGACGATGTACGACGAGGCGGAGGGGATTCTTGCATCGGAGGCCGCGGCGGTTTTCCTGTGGCATGTCAAGGCTTACCAGTTGCGCAAGCCCTGGCTGAAGGGGTTCCGGGAAGATCGGTGGGGCAACTTTCCTAATTACCGGAATGCGAACACGTACTTTGACCTCTACATCGGTGAAGAGGCCGTGGGCAGCGACCGGCGCATAGACTACTGA
- a CDS encoding phytanoyl-CoA dioxygenase family protein, translating to MDNGHQYTAMTDAQREHIDQYGYLVIEDALPPAVVTELNGAIDEVYDQARKEGTLGKGGDLNQRNCIVAHDAFLQLLDWPSTIPLAWGALSWNIQMITSHLIVLPSGPEPTEEAKRGHGMHRDGGRSFVEMQEPHPRILLKIAYVLSDQTDPSSGATSLVPGSNRITGEPPRDPDTGWPYGAIQMNLPAGSAFLFEQRTFHSIGHNWSGHDRRTIFMGYAYRWVKPMDYIQMPKSLVDRCSPLQKQLIGEVGDALSYYLPEDEDVPLKAFLAGK from the coding sequence ATGGATAACGGACACCAGTACACCGCGATGACCGACGCGCAGCGGGAACACATCGACCAGTACGGCTACCTGGTCATTGAAGACGCGCTGCCTCCCGCCGTCGTTACCGAACTGAACGGGGCCATCGACGAAGTGTACGACCAGGCCCGGAAGGAAGGCACGCTTGGGAAAGGCGGCGATCTGAACCAGCGAAACTGCATTGTGGCCCACGACGCCTTCCTGCAACTGCTGGACTGGCCGTCGACCATTCCCCTGGCCTGGGGCGCGCTCAGCTGGAATATCCAGATGATCACCTCCCACCTCATCGTACTGCCATCGGGACCGGAACCTACCGAGGAGGCCAAGCGCGGACACGGCATGCACCGTGACGGCGGCCGGTCATTCGTGGAAATGCAGGAACCCCATCCCCGCATCCTGCTGAAGATCGCCTACGTGCTCAGTGACCAGACGGATCCTTCATCGGGGGCCACTTCCCTGGTGCCCGGCAGCAACCGGATTACAGGGGAGCCGCCCAGGGACCCGGACACGGGATGGCCCTACGGCGCCATCCAGATGAACCTGCCCGCCGGCAGCGCCTTCCTGTTCGAGCAGCGCACATTCCACAGTATCGGACACAACTGGAGCGGCCACGACCGCCGAACCATCTTCATGGGCTACGCGTACCGCTGGGTCAAGCCCATGGATTATATCCAGATGCCGAAGTCCCTCGTGGACCGCTGCTCGCCATTGCAGAAACAACTAATCGGCGAAGTGGGAGACGCCCTCAGTTACTACCTGCCGGAAGACGAGGATGTCCCGCTGAAGGCGTTCCTCGCCGGGAAATGA
- a CDS encoding sulfatase-like hydrolase/transferase, whose protein sequence is MANVLLLISDEHNPFYSSVYGHPFVQTPAMDRLAENGVVYDSAYCPSPLCTPSRSAFMSGRRVHEIQAYSNCILGVEPDIPTYGGALSEEGICSVHVGKTHVFAPSGDLGFSEVRLGGRERGAGDPEIGRRPFRIRRDAAGRAAQFGVKESHLRLDLDRVDAAVDWLTHAAPSLERPWTLTVNIIHPHFPHYTSQELWDLYPQGGDLPEYGSEEETAGHPRAREVREHFQADRFTEAQVRGQRRGYLACVTFVDRQLARLVEALQAAGLYDDTNIIYTSDHGEMLGKFGMWWKCSLYEDASRIPCIAAGPDFEAGLRVSTPVDLHDVQASLFASTGAERPTDWVGRPLQHVASADDRRVVFSEYHGHGARHSAYMIRRGKWKYIHHVDAPHQLFDLDRDPDELQNLHEAHPAVAADLERELRSICDPEAEDDRADRFIEAQLESMASDD, encoded by the coding sequence ATGGCCAATGTCCTCCTGCTCATCTCCGACGAGCACAACCCTTTCTATTCCTCGGTCTACGGCCATCCTTTTGTTCAGACGCCAGCCATGGACCGTCTCGCGGAAAACGGGGTCGTCTACGATAGCGCCTACTGCCCGTCGCCGCTGTGCACACCCAGCCGGTCCGCCTTCATGTCGGGGCGCAGGGTGCACGAGATCCAGGCCTATTCCAACTGCATCCTAGGTGTCGAACCGGACATACCCACCTACGGAGGCGCCTTGTCGGAAGAGGGCATATGCTCCGTGCATGTGGGCAAGACGCACGTCTTCGCGCCGAGCGGTGATTTGGGTTTCAGCGAGGTGCGCCTCGGCGGAAGGGAACGAGGCGCCGGCGATCCGGAAATCGGTCGACGGCCCTTCCGGATCAGGCGGGACGCCGCGGGACGGGCCGCCCAGTTCGGGGTAAAGGAGTCCCATCTCCGACTCGACCTGGATCGCGTCGACGCGGCCGTGGATTGGCTGACGCACGCCGCGCCTTCGCTGGAGCGGCCCTGGACGCTCACGGTGAACATCATCCATCCCCATTTCCCCCACTACACCTCGCAGGAGCTGTGGGATCTCTATCCCCAGGGCGGCGATCTGCCGGAATATGGTTCCGAAGAGGAAACGGCCGGCCATCCCCGGGCCCGAGAAGTGCGCGAACATTTCCAGGCGGACCGGTTCACCGAGGCCCAGGTGCGGGGCCAGCGCCGAGGATACCTCGCGTGCGTGACCTTCGTGGACCGGCAACTTGCGCGCCTGGTCGAAGCGCTGCAGGCAGCGGGCCTCTACGACGATACCAATATCATCTACACGTCGGACCACGGGGAAATGCTCGGGAAGTTCGGCATGTGGTGGAAATGCTCCCTCTACGAAGACGCGAGCCGCATCCCCTGCATCGCGGCGGGACCCGACTTTGAAGCCGGGTTGCGGGTTTCGACGCCCGTGGACCTCCACGACGTCCAGGCGAGTCTATTCGCATCGACAGGCGCCGAACGGCCGACAGACTGGGTGGGCCGTCCCCTGCAGCATGTGGCCTCGGCCGATGACCGGCGCGTCGTGTTCTCGGAATACCATGGCCACGGGGCGAGACACAGCGCCTACATGATCCGTAGAGGAAAGTGGAAATACATCCATCATGTCGATGCGCCCCACCAATTGTTCGATCTGGATAGAGATCCCGATGAGCTTCAGAACCTGCATGAAGCCCATCCGGCGGTCGCTGCCGACCTGGAAAGGGAACTCCGTTCTATCTGCGATCCCGAGGCGGAGGATGATCGCGCGGACCGGTTCATCGAGGCGCAGCTCGAGTCCATGGCATCCGACGACTGA